The following proteins are co-located in the Trichormus variabilis 0441 genome:
- the nusG gene encoding transcription termination/antitermination protein NusG, with protein MTSATDEPTNSALQSEETAETALTEARWYAVQVASGCEKRVKTNLEQRIQTFDVAEKIVQVEIPHTPAVKIRKDGSRQHTEEKVFPGYVLVRMVMDDDTWQVVRNTSHVINFVGAEQKRGTGKGRGHVKPLPLSHSEVERIFKQTTEQEPIVKIDMASGDKIIVLSGPFKDFEGEVIEVSPERSKLKALLSIFGRDTPVELEFNQVEKQS; from the coding sequence ATGACTTCTGCGACAGACGAACCAACAAACTCGGCGTTGCAGTCAGAGGAAACAGCAGAAACAGCACTTACAGAAGCACGCTGGTATGCAGTACAAGTAGCCTCAGGCTGCGAAAAGCGGGTAAAAACAAATTTAGAGCAGCGCATTCAAACTTTTGATGTGGCGGAAAAAATTGTCCAGGTAGAAATTCCCCACACACCAGCAGTCAAAATCCGTAAGGATGGCAGCCGCCAACACACAGAAGAGAAAGTATTTCCTGGCTATGTGTTAGTGCGGATGGTGATGGATGATGATACCTGGCAGGTGGTACGTAATACATCCCATGTAATTAACTTTGTGGGAGCAGAACAAAAACGTGGTACAGGCAAAGGCCGCGGTCACGTTAAACCACTACCCCTAAGTCACTCAGAAGTAGAACGTATCTTTAAACAAACCACAGAACAAGAGCCAATTGTCAAAATTGACATGGCTAGTGGTGATAAGATAATCGTGCTTTCTGGCCCATTCAAGGACTTTGAAGGTGAGGTAATTGAGGTTAGTCCAGAACGGAGTAAACTAAAAGCCTTGCTATCGATCTTCGGGCGAGACACACCAGTAGAACTGGAATTTAATCAGGTAGAAAAACAGAGCTAA
- the xth gene encoding exodeoxyribonuclease III: protein MKIATWNVNSIRTRLEQVVDWLKQNPVDVLCLQETKVIDHDFPRSPFENLGYHSYISGQKAYNGVALISQQQLTDVTTGFTPILPDIEPIWDEQKRVITGVIDGVRIVNLYVPNGSAIASEKYEYKLRWLTVLKEYLRSLLLLQPSICICGDFNIALEDKDIHEKVKAENHIMASPAERQALRDVLELGFADAFRKFTTEGGHFSWWDYRAASFRRNQGWRIDHHYLTPVLYEQAKSCIIDVSPRKLTQPSDHTPVIVEI from the coding sequence ATGAAAATCGCTACTTGGAATGTTAACTCGATTCGCACTCGTCTAGAGCAAGTTGTGGATTGGTTAAAACAAAATCCCGTTGATGTTCTGTGTTTGCAAGAGACAAAGGTTATAGATCATGATTTTCCACGATCGCCTTTTGAAAATTTGGGCTATCACTCATATATATCAGGACAGAAAGCTTACAATGGCGTAGCTTTAATTAGCCAGCAACAGCTTACAGATGTGACCACGGGATTCACACCGATTTTGCCAGATATAGAACCAATATGGGACGAGCAGAAACGAGTAATCACAGGTGTGATCGATGGTGTCCGGATTGTTAACCTTTATGTTCCCAATGGTTCAGCGATCGCCAGCGAAAAGTATGAGTATAAGCTACGGTGGTTGACTGTATTGAAAGAGTATCTGCGATCGCTTCTGCTATTACAGCCCTCCATCTGCATCTGTGGTGACTTTAATATTGCCTTAGAAGACAAAGACATTCACGAAAAAGTCAAAGCGGAAAATCACATCATGGCATCCCCAGCCGAGCGCCAAGCTTTACGAGATGTTTTAGAACTAGGCTTTGCTGATGCTTTTCGCAAATTCACCACCGAAGGCGGACACTTTAGTTGGTGGGATTATCGCGCAGCCTCTTTCCGCCGCAACCAAGGTTGGCGCATAGATCATCACTACCTCACACCAGTACTATACGAACAGGCAAAAAGTTGCATTATTGATGTCTCCCCCAGAAAATTAACTCAACCAAGCGACCATACTCCCGTCATTGTCGAAATTTAA
- a CDS encoding IS630-like element ISAva6 family transposase — protein MVRPRIKLTEHLSTEEIEQSYRRCEDAQEKTRWLVIKLLNQQPQLSAQKVAEIVGFSGDWVRKIVRRYNKLGANGIINQQKLKPGGKKLALTNEQQQWLRQRLASPPEDGGLWSAPKVGELIRVQFGITLHVTTAWDYLKRLGFSLQQPRPLHTEAATFVQRQMFKTELTEFVRLLRFLHPHKSVEVWAEDEARLGLKPIVRRVWTPVGHRPNAVHRTRYQWLYTYGFVHPATGESFFLILPRVNIAVMQMALDAFAAEVNPHHHKIIVLLVDQAGWHTSKQLMLPAGIILFPLPAYTPQLQPTECVWSLLREAVANQMFSTLDELETVLISRCQWLMSHPQIVHGKVGFDWICQI, from the coding sequence ATGGTACGTCCCAGGATAAAACTAACAGAGCATCTATCAACAGAAGAAATAGAACAAAGTTATCGCCGATGTGAAGATGCACAAGAGAAAACCCGATGGTTAGTGATTAAATTGCTCAATCAACAACCACAGTTGTCAGCGCAAAAGGTAGCAGAGATTGTGGGATTCTCAGGGGACTGGGTGAGAAAAATCGTGCGGCGATACAACAAGCTAGGAGCAAACGGAATCATCAATCAACAGAAACTGAAACCAGGAGGAAAAAAACTTGCACTCACAAACGAGCAACAACAGTGGTTGCGCCAAAGGTTAGCTTCACCACCAGAAGATGGGGGGTTATGGAGTGCGCCAAAAGTAGGGGAATTGATCCGAGTACAGTTTGGAATTACACTCCATGTCACTACAGCTTGGGATTACCTCAAAAGGCTAGGATTTAGTCTGCAACAACCACGACCTCTGCATACTGAGGCGGCAACTTTTGTTCAAAGACAGATGTTTAAAACTGAGTTAACGGAGTTTGTGCGATTGTTACGTTTCCTCCATCCGCACAAATCAGTTGAAGTTTGGGCAGAAGATGAAGCTCGATTAGGCCTCAAACCCATCGTCCGTCGAGTTTGGACACCAGTAGGTCATCGTCCCAATGCTGTGCATCGCACTCGTTACCAATGGCTTTATACTTATGGATTTGTCCATCCAGCTACTGGCGAGAGTTTTTTCTTGATTTTACCCAGAGTCAACATTGCTGTCATGCAAATGGCTTTAGATGCTTTTGCCGCTGAAGTCAATCCTCATCATCACAAAATCATTGTTTTGCTTGTTGATCAAGCTGGTTGGCATACCAGTAAACAATTAATGTTGCCAGCTGGTATCATTCTGTTTCCTCTGCCTGCTTATACACCTCAACTCCAACCGACTGAGTGTGTTTGGTCGCTTCTACGTGAAGCTGTTGCTAATCAGATGTTTTCTACTCTCGATGAACTAGAAACTGTGTTAATTTCTCGTTGTCAATGGTTAATGTCTCACCCTCAAATTGTTCATGGCAAGGTTGGGTTTGATTGGATTTGCCAAATTTGA
- a CDS encoding HlyD family efflux transporter periplasmic adaptor subunit has product MKYSLLANAPQARQTKQQFARPEDQLSYELGKAVKELPPLYTRLLAGTISLVVFGTIAWAALSEIDEVAVAQGELIASAQVRPVTSLGDGTIKAIKVQEGDRVTKDQVLIQRDPDLKQTDVTRLAQSTKLIQQDIQRLQAERIGGQTTGTPIQDELLKSRLRDYQARQAAAEAEASRQRSLIDQARVRLIRLQDNLVNARTSVANAKTNLFNARSISSKVEENLEIAQSREKNLRILITPGAVPRVDYLEARERLTRAQTDITRAKDEVINAQNRLTEAEDKVTSLEKDISAQDQEIRQAEQAYQAARNQAQRVVSERQSEILTEMNKRKEELTNVSGQLEQAKKQTDGETIKAPVAGTIYKIKATKGPVQSGEELLSILPEGEEMLLEVKVLNRDIGFIRKGMRAKVKMATFPFQEFGTIEGEVAQVSPNATIDKELGLVFPTRIKLNQHFVSVRGQNVTFTPGMAASGEIVTRKKSILTFIMEPVTRRFSEAFSVR; this is encoded by the coding sequence ATGAAATATTCTCTATTAGCTAATGCTCCTCAAGCTCGTCAAACAAAACAACAGTTTGCTAGACCAGAAGACCAACTATCTTATGAACTAGGTAAGGCAGTTAAAGAATTACCGCCACTTTATACTAGATTATTAGCAGGAACCATTAGTTTAGTAGTATTTGGGACGATCGCTTGGGCTGCTCTCTCAGAAATAGACGAAGTAGCTGTTGCACAAGGGGAATTAATCGCCTCCGCCCAGGTCAGACCCGTAACATCCCTTGGTGATGGCACAATTAAAGCCATTAAAGTTCAAGAAGGCGATCGCGTCACGAAAGATCAAGTTTTAATTCAACGCGACCCAGACCTCAAACAAACTGATGTCACCCGACTAGCCCAATCAACTAAACTGATTCAACAAGACATCCAGCGTTTGCAAGCAGAACGTATTGGTGGACAAACCACTGGTACACCAATCCAAGATGAACTTTTAAAATCTCGCCTCCGCGACTACCAAGCACGCCAAGCCGCAGCCGAAGCAGAAGCCAGCCGTCAGCGATCGCTCATTGACCAAGCCAGAGTTCGTCTCATTCGGTTACAAGATAATTTAGTCAATGCTAGAACTAGTGTTGCCAATGCCAAAACGAACCTGTTTAATGCTAGAAGCATCAGCAGCAAAGTAGAAGAAAACCTCGAAATTGCTCAAAGTAGAGAGAAAAATCTACGTATCCTCATCACTCCTGGGGCTGTTCCGCGAGTTGATTATCTAGAAGCGAGAGAAAGATTAACTCGCGCTCAAACAGATATTACTAGGGCTAAAGATGAAGTCATCAACGCCCAAAATCGCTTAACAGAGGCTGAAGATAAAGTTACATCTTTAGAAAAAGATATTTCTGCACAAGACCAAGAAATTCGCCAAGCCGAACAAGCGTATCAAGCTGCTCGTAATCAAGCGCAACGCGTAGTATCAGAGCGCCAAAGTGAAATCCTGACAGAAATGAACAAGCGCAAAGAAGAACTAACCAACGTTTCTGGACAATTGGAGCAAGCCAAAAAACAAACAGACGGTGAAACCATCAAAGCTCCCGTTGCTGGCACAATTTATAAAATCAAAGCCACCAAAGGGCCAGTACAGTCAGGCGAAGAGTTATTATCAATCTTGCCAGAAGGCGAAGAGATGCTCCTAGAAGTGAAAGTTCTCAACCGTGATATTGGGTTTATTCGCAAAGGAATGAGAGCTAAAGTAAAAATGGCAACTTTCCCCTTCCAAGAATTCGGCACAATTGAGGGTGAAGTTGCACAAGTCAGTCCTAACGCCACCATAGACAAAGAATTAGGCTTAGTTTTTCCCACCAGAATTAAATTAAATCAGCACTTCGTCAGCGTTCGCGGTCAAAATGTGACATTTACACCAGGAATGGCTGCAAGTGGTGAAATTGTCACTCGGAAAAAATCAATTTTGACCTTCATTATGGAACCAGTAACCCGCCGATTCAGTGAAGCATTTTCTGTCAGATAG
- a CDS encoding hybrid sensor histidine kinase/response regulator gives MIAEPLVQPTYVLLVDDNPNNLKVLSEAVQGCGWKALMATDGESALEQTEYAHPDLILLDVMMPGIDGFETCRRLKANPITQNTPVIFMTALSDATDKVKGLEIGAVDYITKPFQHEEVIARLKLHLKISHLTRTLEQKVQERTAELTQSLQQLKQTQIQLIQSEKMSTLGQLVAGIGHEINNPIGFISGNCSHIEEYVKDILRLVHLQQQKLSHSDPEIEELVEEIDLEYLAEDLPKILGSMHQGIDRLKDISLSLRTFARSDISSKVEFQIHEGMNSTLMLLKHRLKDQSDRPKIEVIKEYGTLPPITCYPGQLNQVFMNIIANAIDAFDDLHQKFSDQEIKASEPHTITINTSVDQEQASVTICIEDNALGIPPEVQDRIFEPSFTTKAVGKGTGLGLAITQQIIVDKHNGQIKCLSTLGKGTKFIITLPISSQ, from the coding sequence ATGATCGCAGAACCTCTTGTACAGCCAACATATGTCCTTTTAGTAGATGACAACCCCAATAATCTGAAAGTTTTATCAGAAGCAGTTCAGGGATGTGGTTGGAAAGCACTCATGGCGACGGATGGAGAGTCGGCGCTAGAACAAACAGAATATGCTCATCCTGATTTGATTCTCCTTGATGTCATGATGCCGGGTATTGATGGATTTGAAACTTGCCGTAGATTGAAAGCCAATCCCATCACTCAGAATACTCCGGTCATTTTCATGACAGCGTTGTCTGATGCTACAGATAAAGTCAAAGGACTAGAAATTGGTGCAGTTGACTACATTACCAAACCCTTCCAACACGAAGAAGTTATTGCTCGATTAAAGTTACACCTGAAAATATCCCATCTCACCCGCACCCTGGAACAAAAAGTCCAAGAACGTACAGCAGAATTGACTCAATCTCTACAACAGTTAAAGCAAACCCAAATACAACTCATCCAAAGTGAAAAAATGTCCACCCTTGGACAACTTGTTGCTGGTATAGGTCATGAGATTAATAACCCGATTGGTTTTATTAGTGGAAATTGCTCTCATATTGAGGAATATGTCAAGGATATTCTTCGTTTAGTTCATCTCCAACAGCAAAAATTATCACACTCGGACCCGGAAATTGAAGAACTAGTTGAAGAAATTGACTTAGAGTATTTAGCAGAAGATTTACCAAAAATTTTGGGATCCATGCACCAAGGGATTGATCGGCTAAAGGATATCAGCCTTTCTCTGCGAACCTTTGCCCGATCTGATATCTCCTCTAAAGTAGAGTTTCAAATTCATGAAGGTATGAATAGCACCTTAATGTTACTGAAACATCGGCTGAAAGACCAAAGCGATCGCCCAAAAATAGAGGTGATCAAAGAATATGGTACTTTGCCACCAATCACTTGCTATCCTGGACAGCTTAACCAGGTATTTATGAACATTATTGCCAACGCTATTGATGCCTTTGATGATCTCCATCAGAAATTTTCAGATCAAGAAATAAAGGCTTCTGAACCTCATACAATTACAATTAATACATCGGTTGATCAGGAGCAAGCAAGTGTAACAATTTGCATTGAAGATAATGCTCTTGGTATACCTCCTGAGGTGCAAGACAGAATTTTTGAGCCATCTTTTACAACTAAGGCCGTAGGTAAGGGAACTGGACTAGGATTAGCCATCACCCAGCAAATTATTGTCGATAAGCACAACGGACAAATTAAGTGCTTGTCAACTTTGGGTAAGGGAACAAAATTTATTATTACTTTGCCAATCTCTAGTCAGTAA
- the rplL gene encoding 50S ribosomal protein L7/L12, which translates to MSAATDQILDQLKSLSLLEAAELVKQIEEAFGVSAAAPVGVAVAAPAAAAAAEPVEEQTEFDVILESVPADKKIAVLKIVREITGLGLKEAKDLVEAAPKAVKEAIAKDAAEDAKKRIEEAGGKVTIK; encoded by the coding sequence ATGTCTGCTGCAACCGATCAAATTTTAGACCAATTAAAATCTCTGTCTCTGTTAGAAGCTGCTGAGTTAGTTAAGCAAATTGAAGAAGCTTTTGGCGTAAGTGCTGCTGCACCCGTTGGCGTAGCTGTGGCTGCTCCTGCGGCGGCGGCTGCTGCTGAACCAGTAGAAGAACAAACCGAGTTTGATGTCATTCTCGAATCTGTTCCTGCTGATAAGAAGATTGCAGTTCTGAAGATTGTCCGCGAAATCACTGGTCTAGGCTTGAAAGAAGCTAAAGACTTAGTAGAGGCTGCACCTAAAGCAGTTAAGGAAGCGATCGCTAAAGATGCGGCTGAAGATGCTAAGAAGCGGATTGAAGAAGCTGGCGGTAAGGTAACAATTAAGTAA
- a CDS encoding glycosyltransferase family 4 protein, translating to MKIAQVAPLWERVPPPSYGGIELVVSHLTNELVRRGHEVTLFASGDSQTLAHLETVCPRALRLDKNVQDYAAYETLELSQVYQNATEFDIIHSHLGISALPLANLVKTPTVHTLHGHFTKDNQNVFSHHHQQPYVSISNAQRQIHLNYIKTVYNGIEPKDYPFISQPKEPPYLAFLGRFSPEKGPHQAIAIAKQSGWRLKMAGKVDIVDAKFFEQEILPHIDGQQIEYLGEINHTEKAELLGNAAATLFPINWQEPFGLVMIESMATGTPVIGMNLGSVPEVIDQGKTGFICRTYEEMIQMIAVTLELDRRDCRESVVNKFSVSHMVDGYEAVYQQIIKDRVNLNGYIHTAKIRF from the coding sequence ATGAAAATCGCTCAAGTTGCCCCCTTATGGGAACGAGTTCCACCTCCCAGTTATGGAGGTATTGAACTAGTAGTAAGTCACTTGACAAACGAACTAGTTCGTCGTGGTCATGAGGTAACATTATTTGCCTCTGGCGATTCTCAAACCTTGGCACATTTAGAAACAGTTTGTCCGCGTGCATTGCGCTTAGACAAAAATGTTCAAGACTATGCCGCTTATGAAACTTTAGAACTGAGCCAAGTTTACCAGAACGCGACGGAATTCGATATTATCCATTCTCATTTAGGGATTTCGGCTTTACCTTTAGCGAACTTGGTAAAAACCCCTACAGTACATACGCTGCATGGACATTTTACCAAAGATAACCAAAACGTCTTTAGTCATCATCATCAACAACCATACGTTAGTATTAGCAACGCCCAGCGTCAAATTCATCTCAACTATATAAAAACCGTTTATAACGGTATTGAGCCAAAAGATTATCCGTTCATTTCTCAACCAAAAGAGCCGCCATATCTAGCATTTTTAGGACGCTTTTCTCCAGAAAAAGGCCCACATCAGGCGATCGCGATCGCTAAGCAGAGTGGTTGGCGTTTAAAGATGGCAGGAAAAGTTGATATAGTAGATGCCAAGTTTTTTGAACAAGAGATTCTTCCTCATATAGATGGTCAGCAAATTGAATATTTAGGCGAAATTAACCATACAGAAAAAGCTGAACTACTAGGCAATGCTGCTGCTACTCTTTTTCCGATCAATTGGCAAGAACCTTTTGGTTTAGTGATGATTGAATCAATGGCAACTGGTACGCCAGTCATAGGGATGAATTTAGGTTCTGTACCTGAGGTGATCGACCAAGGCAAAACAGGTTTTATCTGCCGAACTTATGAAGAAATGATTCAGATGATAGCTGTTACCTTGGAATTAGATCGTCGAGATTGTAGAGAATCCGTAGTCAACAAATTTAGCGTTAGCCACATGGTTGATGGGTATGAAGCGGTATATCAACAAATTATCAAAGACCGCGTTAACTTAAACGGTTATATCCACACAGCTAAAATCCGATTTTAA
- the secE gene encoding preprotein translocase subunit SecE, whose translation MAKKNEAEIAETSGGFNFTNFFQGTKEELEKVVWPSRKQLISESAAVLLMVTLSASLIYLVDGLFAWVAKQVF comes from the coding sequence GTGGCCAAAAAAAATGAAGCAGAAATCGCAGAGACTTCTGGTGGGTTTAACTTTACCAACTTCTTCCAAGGAACAAAAGAAGAATTAGAGAAAGTAGTTTGGCCCAGTCGCAAGCAACTAATAAGTGAATCAGCAGCCGTGTTGCTTATGGTGACACTCTCCGCTTCCCTAATCTACTTAGTCGATGGATTGTTTGCTTGGGTAGCAAAGCAGGTATTCTGA
- the rplS gene encoding 50S ribosomal protein L19 gives MSAQEIIRSIEAEQLKSNLPEIYIGDTVRVGVKIKEGDKYRVQPYEGVVIARRNGGINETITVRRVFQGVGVERVFLLHSPRIDNIKVLRRGKVRRAKLYYLRGRVGKATRIKQRFDRSL, from the coding sequence ATGAGCGCTCAAGAAATCATCCGTTCCATAGAAGCGGAACAACTAAAATCTAATCTGCCCGAAATTTACATCGGTGATACCGTCAGAGTCGGTGTGAAGATTAAAGAAGGTGATAAATATCGTGTGCAACCCTATGAAGGCGTTGTTATCGCCAGACGCAACGGTGGTATTAACGAAACAATCACCGTCCGCCGCGTCTTCCAAGGCGTTGGTGTAGAACGGGTATTCCTACTGCACTCACCCCGGATTGACAACATCAAAGTACTACGTCGTGGTAAAGTAAGACGTGCTAAACTGTATTATCTACGTGGTCGCGTAGGTAAAGCCACCCGGATCAAGCAACGGTTCGACCGTTCTCTATAA
- the rplA gene encoding 50S ribosomal protein L1: MTKKVSRRLRELQAKVEDREYGPLDALSLLKETATAKFAEAAEAHIRLGIDPKYTDQQLRTTVALPKGTGQIVRVAVIARGEKVTEASNAGADVFGSEELIDEIQKGRMDFDKLIATPDVMPQVAKLGKMLGPRGLMPSPKGGTVTFDIASAIAEFKAGKLEFRADRTGIVHVMFGKASFSPEDLLVNLKALQETIDRNRPSGAKGRYWRTFYVSATMGPSIRVDINALRDYKLTEAA; the protein is encoded by the coding sequence ATGACAAAGAAAGTATCACGGCGCTTGCGAGAGTTGCAAGCAAAAGTTGAAGATAGAGAATACGGGCCTTTAGATGCTCTGAGCCTGTTGAAAGAGACAGCCACAGCAAAATTTGCCGAAGCTGCGGAAGCGCATATCCGCTTAGGTATTGATCCAAAATATACAGACCAACAATTACGGACGACAGTTGCATTACCAAAAGGTACAGGGCAAATTGTGCGAGTAGCCGTAATTGCTCGTGGGGAAAAAGTTACAGAAGCCTCTAACGCTGGTGCTGATGTATTTGGTTCGGAAGAACTGATTGACGAAATCCAAAAAGGCCGCATGGATTTTGACAAGTTGATTGCCACACCAGATGTCATGCCACAGGTAGCAAAACTTGGTAAGATGTTAGGCCCTCGCGGTTTAATGCCCTCACCAAAAGGTGGTACGGTGACATTTGACATAGCAAGTGCGATCGCTGAATTTAAAGCAGGTAAGCTAGAATTCCGGGCTGACCGTACAGGCATTGTTCATGTTATGTTTGGTAAGGCATCCTTCTCGCCAGAAGATTTATTGGTAAACCTGAAGGCGTTGCAAGAGACGATTGATCGTAACCGTCCTTCGGGAGCCAAAGGTCGCTACTGGCGCACATTTTATGTGTCTGCCACAATGGGGCCATCTATTAGAGTCGATATTAACGCTCTGAGAGATTATAAACTGACTGAAGCTGCATAA
- the rplJ gene encoding 50S ribosomal protein L10, which yields MGRTLENKKEIVADLKETLGESTLALVIEYQGLTVAEISDLRRRLRPSGTVCKVTKNTLMGIAIQDDEKWQPLSELLKGSSAFLLVKEDFSSAIKAYQDFQKVTKKTELRGGVMEGRLLKEPDVKALGDLPSKEQLMGQIAGAINALATKIAVGINEVPGGLARALQAVADKENGGDDSAA from the coding sequence ATGGGTAGAACGTTAGAAAATAAAAAGGAAATTGTAGCTGACCTCAAAGAAACTTTGGGTGAGTCTACTTTGGCACTGGTAATTGAATACCAAGGGCTGACAGTTGCTGAAATTAGCGACTTACGGCGGCGGCTGCGTCCTAGTGGTACTGTCTGCAAAGTAACTAAAAATACTTTGATGGGTATTGCCATTCAAGATGATGAAAAATGGCAGCCTCTGTCGGAGTTGCTCAAAGGTTCTTCCGCATTTTTGCTAGTTAAAGAAGACTTTTCTTCTGCGATTAAAGCATACCAAGACTTCCAAAAAGTTACCAAGAAGACAGAACTTCGCGGTGGCGTAATGGAAGGGCGCTTGCTCAAAGAACCAGATGTCAAAGCTTTAGGAGACTTGCCATCCAAGGAACAACTCATGGGTCAAATTGCTGGAGCTATCAACGCTTTGGCTACCAAGATTGCTGTGGGTATCAACGAAGTTCCTGGTGGCTTGGCGCGGGCTTTGCAAGCTGTCGCTGACAAAGAAAATGGCGGCGATGATAGTGCTGCCTAA
- a CDS encoding SDR family oxidoreductase — protein MFLVTGATGDIGRRVIRLLREHDHSVRGFVRLTSRYGELEHRGADIFIGDLRREQDIEKACQGVQYIISAHGSDNDALTLDYRANITLIDQAKANGVQHFVFISVLGAERGYEDAPVFKAKRAVENYLAASGLNYTILRPAGLASNLLPLAERFRETGLYLLIGDPKNRTSIVSTDDLARIVVDSVTVPDARNQIFSVGGPEILLREDIPQIFSHIFKKEPIVVNSPLLVIDGLRSVLGLINPEAQQALGTFRTLLSNEFFCRKDEIAKLEQTFSFPLETLESFLRRYLAV, from the coding sequence ATGTTTTTGGTAACTGGAGCAACAGGAGACATTGGCCGCAGAGTGATAAGACTCCTGCGCGAACACGATCATTCTGTGCGAGGTTTTGTCCGTCTTACCTCGCGTTACGGTGAACTGGAACACCGAGGAGCCGACATCTTTATCGGTGATTTGCGGCGCGAACAAGATATAGAAAAAGCTTGCCAAGGTGTTCAATATATTATCAGCGCCCACGGCTCTGATAACGATGCACTCACCCTCGACTATCGTGCTAACATCACATTGATCGACCAAGCGAAAGCTAACGGAGTGCAGCACTTTGTTTTTATTTCCGTATTAGGAGCCGAACGGGGGTATGAAGACGCTCCCGTATTTAAAGCCAAACGAGCTGTAGAAAATTATTTGGCAGCTAGTGGCTTGAACTACACCATTTTACGTCCGGCTGGATTAGCATCTAACTTGCTACCTTTAGCAGAAAGGTTTCGGGAAACAGGGTTATATTTGCTAATTGGCGACCCCAAAAACCGTACCTCCATTGTGAGTACAGATGATTTAGCAAGGATAGTAGTGGATTCAGTGACTGTTCCAGACGCTCGTAATCAAATCTTTTCCGTCGGGGGGCCTGAGATTCTATTACGTGAAGACATTCCCCAAATTTTCAGTCATATCTTTAAGAAAGAACCAATAGTGGTTAACTCACCATTATTGGTAATTGATGGATTGCGGAGTGTCTTGGGTTTAATTAATCCCGAAGCACAACAGGCTTTAGGAACTTTCCGCACATTACTGTCCAATGAATTTTTCTGTAGAAAAGATGAGATAGCTAAATTAGAGCAGACCTTTAGCTTTCCCTTGGAAACTTTGGAAAGTTTCTTAAGGCGTTATTTAGCTGTTTGA
- the rplK gene encoding 50S ribosomal protein L11, with protein sequence MAKKVVAVIKLALNAGKANPAPPVGPALGQHGVNIMMFCKEYNAKTADQAGMVIPVEISVYEDRSFTFVLKTPPASVLIRKAAKIERGSNEPNKKKVGTITTAQLREIAQTKLPDLNANDIDAAMKIVAGTARNMGVTVTD encoded by the coding sequence ATGGCGAAGAAAGTAGTAGCGGTCATTAAATTGGCCCTGAATGCTGGAAAAGCCAACCCAGCACCCCCAGTTGGTCCCGCCTTGGGTCAACATGGTGTTAATATCATGATGTTCTGCAAAGAGTACAACGCCAAAACAGCCGACCAAGCTGGCATGGTGATTCCTGTAGAAATATCGGTTTATGAAGACCGGAGTTTCACATTTGTACTCAAAACCCCACCAGCATCTGTATTAATCCGTAAAGCCGCGAAAATTGAAAGAGGTTCCAACGAACCGAATAAGAAAAAAGTTGGCACAATTACCACAGCACAACTGCGAGAAATTGCCCAAACTAAACTACCTGACCTCAACGCTAACGACATAGATGCGGCAATGAAGATTGTGGCAGGAACCGCCAGAAATATGGGTGTTACAGTCACCGATTAG